Proteins encoded in a region of the Takifugu flavidus isolate HTHZ2018 chromosome 10, ASM371156v2, whole genome shotgun sequence genome:
- the ubr5 gene encoding E3 ubiquitin-protein ligase UBR5 isoform X6 encodes MTSIHFVVHPLPGTEDQLNDRLREVSEKLNKYSYNSHPHLGLLEQATLKQCVVGPNHAGFLLEDGRVCRISFAVQPDRLELSKPDGSDGSKLSSGSGTGRSSRPGRTSDPPWFLSGSDTLGRLAGNTLGSRWSSGVNGGNGGGGSGGGAGGGGAGGGSSGGSGSGSGGGGGGTSGRSSTAARDSRRQTRVIRTGRDRGSGLLGSQPQPVIPASVIPEELITQAQVVLQGKSRSVIIRELQRTNLDVNLAVNNLLSRDDEDGDDGDDTASESYLPGEDLMSLLDADIHSAHPSVIIDADAMFSEDISYFGYPSFRRSSLSRLGPSRERDSELLRERESVLRLRERRWLDGASFDTERGSTSREGEANLDKKSIPVQSPVSLGEELQWWPDKDGVKFVSIGAMFSELVAVSSKGELYQWKWTEPEPFRNAQNPSIHHPRVSFLGLANEKITLLSANSIRATVATETNKVATWVDETLSSMASKLEHSAQAFPELQGERMVSLNCCALYTCAQLENGLYWWGVVPFSQRKKMLEKARAKNKKPKSSAGMSSIPNITVGTQVCLRNNPLYHAGAVAFSVSAGIPKVGVLLESVWNMNDSCRFQLRSPESLKTMEKTAKTQEIKTESKPELVKTEMGPPPSPASTCSDTSSIASSASLPYKRRRSTPAPKEEEKVNEEQWPLREVVFVEDVKNVPVGKVLKVDGAYVAVKFPGTSSSVSNQSSAAPADSDPSSLLQDCRLLRIDELQVVKTGGTPKVPDCFQRTPKKLCIPEKAEILAVNVDSKGVHAVLKTGNWVRYCIFDLATGKAEQENNFPTSNLAFLGQSERNVAIFTAGQESPIILRDGNGTIYPMVKDCVGGIRDPDWLDLPPINSLGMGVHSLANLPSNSTIKKKAAIIIMAVEKQTLMQHVLRCDYEACRQYLVNLEQAFMLDQGSQALGALLDHRCDGNRNILHAAVSVCFPVSNKETKEEEEAERSERNTFAERLSAVEAIANAISVVSSNSSGNRTGSSSSRGLRLREMMRRSLRAAGVGRHESGPSSSDHQDPVSPPIAPPSWVPDPPPMDPDGDIDFILAPAVGSLTTASTGTSQGPSTSTIPGPSNESPVVESKDRKANAHLILKLMCDSVVLRPHLRELLSAKDARGMTPFMLAVSGRAYPAAITVLEAAQKMAKVGDPGITEKEDADSVFMEMICPSGTNPDDSPLYVLCCNDTCSFTWTGAEHINQDIFECRTCGLLESLCCCTECARVCHKGHDCKLKRTSPTAYCDCWEKCKCKTLIAGQKAARLDLLYRLLTTTNLVTTPNSRGEHILLFLVQTVARQSVEHCQYRPPRIREDRNRKATNAEDSDMPDHDLEPPRFAQLALERVLQDWNALKSMIMFGSEENKDPLSASSRIAHLLSEEQVYLNQQSGTIRLDCFTHCLIVKCAPDITFIDTLLSTLVRELQNKYTPGRREEAVNVTRRFLRSVARVFVILSVEMASSKKKNNFIPQPIGKCRRVFQALLPYAVEELCNVAESLIVPVRMGIARPTAPFTLASTSIDAVQGSEELFSVEPLPPRPSPDQSSSSSQTAASYIIRNPQPRHSSQSQPVRGRDEEQDDIVSADVEEVEVVEGVAGEEDHHDDQEEQGEENPETEGQHDEHDEDGSDMELDLLAAAETESDSESNHSNQDNASGRRSVVTAATAGSEAGSRVSLAFPIFGASSVPAFFSEDDSQSNDSSDSDSSSSQSDDVDQETFLLDEPLERTTSSSHANSAAQAPRSMQWAVRNTPSQRASGSAPSNSSTPSASSTGLIYIDPTNLRRSSAISSSAAAAAAALEASNSSSYLTSASSLARAYSIVIRQISDLMSLIPKYNHLVYSQYPAAVKLTYHDAVNLQNYVEEKLIPTWNWMVSIMDSTEAQLRYGSALSSAGDPGHPSHPLHASQHSARRERINAREEASLRTLEGRRRAATLLTARQGMMSARGDFLNYALSLMRSHNDEHSDVLPVLDVCSLKHVAYVFQALIYWIKAMNQQTTLDTPQMDRKRNREILELGLDNEDSEHENDEDTNQSSTLQDKDEDPVPAETGQNHPFFRRSDSMTFLGCIPPNPFDVPLPEAIPLADQPHLLQPNARKEDLFGRPSQGLYSSSFMANKGLAEASVDRNCLEVNMGSSLPSPSQILPTKMSYSANLKNVMSMESGQRNTGTQSIADHEMDTSKPGPSPQDLAAQLKSSLLAEIGLTESDGPPLPSFRPHCSFMGMMISHDMLLGRWRLSLELFGRVFMEDVGAEPGSILTELGGFEVKESKFRREMEKLRNLQSRDLALEVDRDRDQLIQQTMRQLNAHFGRRCTTTPMAVHRVKVTFKDEPGEGSGVARSFYTAIALALLSNDKLPNLDCVQSVSKGMQASSTCHHDYNSNLMQRLRNRDRERERRSGGLRAGSRRDRDRDSRRQLSIDTRPFRPSSEGNPSDEPDPLPAHRQALGERLYPRVHAMQPAFASKITGMLLELSPAQLLLLLASEDSLRARVEEAMELLIAHGRENGADSILDLGLLEAPEKAQQQENRKRHGSTRSVVDMELDDPDDGEDNAPLFYQPGKRGFYSPRPGKNTEARLNCFRNIGRILGLCLLQNELCPITLNRHVIKVLLGRKVNWHDFAFFDPVMYESLRQLIRHSQAGEADAVFAAMDLAFAIDLCKEEGAGQVELLSGGVNMPVTPLNVYEYVRKYAEHRMLVVAEQPLHAMRKGLLDVLPKNALEDLTAEDFRLLVNGCGEVNVQMLISFTSFNDESGENADKLLQFKRWFWSIVEKMSMTERQDLVYFWTSSPSLPASEEGFQPMPSITIRPPDDQHLPTANTCISRLYVPLYSSKQILKQKLLLAIKTKNFGFV; translated from the exons gCTCCGCGAAGTCTCAGAAAAACTCAACAAATACAGCTACAACAG CCACCCTCACCTCGGTCTGCTGGAGCAGGCCACCCTAAAACAATGTGTGGTCGGTCCCAACCACGCTGGATTTCTGCTGGAG gacGGACGGGTGTGTAGGATCAGCTTTGCTGTCCAGCCCGATCGCCTGGAGCTCAGCAAACCGGATGGCAGCGATGG TTCAAAGTTGAGCAGTGGTTCAGGGACAGGAAGGAGCTCCAGGCCAGGCAGGACTAGTGATCCGCCCTGGTTCCTGTCTGGCTCTGACACACTTGGCAGACTGGCAGGCAACACCCTTGG GAGTCGTTGGAGCTCGGGCGTGAATGGAGGTAACGGAGGAGGCGGAAGTGGCGGCGGAGCCGGGGGAGGCGGcgcaggagggggcagcagcggAGGAAGCGGAAGCGggagcggcggtggcggcggaggGACGTCCGGGAGGTCGTCCACAGCGGCTCGGGATTCTCGTCGGCAGACCAGGGTGATCCGCACGGGCAGGGACCGCGGCTCAGGCCTTCTTGGTAGCCAGCCTCAGCCGGTTATTCCGGCTTCTGTCATCCCAGAGGAGCTCATCACTCAG GCTCAGGTTGTCCTACAGGGAAAGTCCAGGAGTGTCATCATCAGGGAACTCCAGCGGACCAACCTGGACGTCAACCTTGCTGTCAACAACTTGCTGAGTCGGGACGATGAAGATGGAGACGACGGAGACGACACGGCCAGCGAGTCCTACCTCCCTGGAG AAGACCTGATGTCGCTGCTGGACGCAGACATTCACTCGGCTCATCCTAGTGTGATCATTGATGCCGACGCCATGTTCTCTGAGGACATCAGTTACTTTGGATACCCGTCTTTTAGACGCTCCTCGCTGTCTCGCCTGGGACCCTCCAGAG AGCGCGACTCAGAGCTGTTGCGTGAGCGCGAGTCTGTGTTGAGGTTGCGTGAGCGGCGATGGCTGGATGGAGCCTCGTTCGACACGGAACGAGGCTCCACCAGCCGTGAAGGTGAGGCCAACTTGGACAAGAAGAGCATTCCTGTCCAAAGCCCAGTCTCTTTGGGAGAGGAGCTCCAGTGGTGGCCAGACAAG GACGGTGTGAAGTTTGTAAGCATTGGAGCCATGTTTTCAGAACTGGTGGCTGTCAGCTCCAAAGGGGAACTGTATCAGTGGAAGTGGACTGAGCCGGAACCATTTAGAAATGCACAG AATCCTTCCATTCATCACCCACGTGTGTCATTCCTGGGCTTGGCCAATGAGAAGATCACCTTATTGTCTGCCAACAGTATCAGAGCGACTGTAGCTACAGAGACCAACAAG GTGGCAACGTGGGTGGATGAAACACTGAGCTCCATGGCCTCCAAGTTGGAACACAGTGCTCAGGCTTTCCCCGAGCTACAAGGGGAACGTATGGTGTCCCTGAACTGCTGTGCACTCTACACATGTGCACAGCTGGAGAATGGCCTCTACTGGTG GGGTGTTGTGCCTTTTAGTCAACGGAAGAAGATGCTTGAAAAGGCCAGAGCAAAGAACAAAAAGCCAAAGTCTAGTGCTGGCATGTCCTCGATCCCCAACATCACCGTGggaacacag gtgtgtttgaggaATAATCCCCTTTATCATGCCGGTGCAGTGGCCTTCTCCGTCAGTGCTGGCATTCCTAAAGTCGGTGTGCTTTTGGAGTCTGTCTGGAACATGAATGACAGTTGCAGGTTCCAGCTTCGCTCACCAGAAAGCCTCAAGACTATGGAGAAGACCGCCAAGACCCAGGAAATCAA GACAGAAAGCAAGCCAGAGCTGGTAAAGACCGAGATgggtcctcctccttccccagcATCCACCTGCAGTGATACCTCGTCCATTGCTAGTAGTGCCTCACTGCCCTACA AACGAAGGCGTTCTACTCCTGCtcctaaagaagaagaaaaggtgaACGAGGAGCAGTGGCCTCTCAGGGAGGTGGTGTTTGTTGAGGATGTTAAAAATGTCCCTGTAGGAAAG GTCCTTAAAGTGGATGGTGCCTATGTTGCTGTAAAGTTTCCAGGCACATCGAGCAGCGTGAGCAACCAGAGcagtgctgctccagctgattCAGACCCGTCATCGCTGCTACAGGATTGTAGACTCCTTAGAATAGATGAGCTGCAG GTAGTAAAAACTGGTGGAACTCCAAAAGTTCCAGATTGTTTCCAGCGCACACCCAAAAAACTGTGTATCCCAGAGAAAGCTGAGATTTTGGCTGTGAACGTTGACTCCAAAG GAGTTCATGCAGTGTTGAAAACTGGTAACTGGGTACGGTACTGTATCTTTGACCTGGCCACAGGCAAAGCTGAACAGGAGAATAATTTTCCTACTAGCAACCTAGCCTTCTTGGGGCAGAGTGAGCGTAACGTTGCTATTTTTACAGCTGGGCAG GAATCTCCAATTATCCTCAGAGATGGAAATGGCACAATCTATCCCATGGTCAAAGACTGTGTGGGTGGGATTCGGGATCCTGACTGGTTGGACCTGCCACCCATAAACAGCCTGGGGATGGGTGTTCACTCTTTGGCCAATCTCCCGTCCAACTCCACAATTAAGAAGAAGgctgctattattattatggctGTGGAG AAACAGACACTCATGCAGCACGTGTTGCGTTGTGATTACGAAGCATGTCGACAGTACCTGGTCAACCTCGAGCAGGCTTTCATGTTGGATCAGGGCAGCCAGGCCCTTGGAGCTCTTCTAGATCATCGCTGTGATGGAAATCGCAACATCCTCCATGctgctgtctctgtctgctTCCCTGTTAGTAACAAAGAGaccaaagaggaggaag AAGCTGAGAGGTCTGAGAGAAACACATTTGCAGAGCGCCTGTCGGCTGTGGAGGCCATAGCCAATGCTATTTCTGTGGTTTCAAGCAACAGTTCTGGGAATAGGACTGGCTCCTCCAGTAGCAGAGG CCTCCGCCTCAGGGAGATGATGCGGAGGTCTCTGAGAGCAGCAGGTGTTGGCCGTCATGAGTCTGGCCCATCGTCTAGTGACCACCAGGATCCCGTATCACCACCAATTGCCCCGCCAAGTTGGGTTCCTGATCCTCCACCCATGGACCCTG ATGGCGACATCGATTTCATTTTAGCCCCTGCTGTAGGGTCACTCACCACTGCTTCCACTGGAACCAGCCAGGGCCCCAGCACCTCAACAATACCAG GACCCTCAAATGAGTCTCCTGTGGTTGAATCTAAAGACAGGAAAGCCAATGCCCACCTCATCCTAAAGCTGATGTGTGACAGCGTTGTTCTGAGGCCGCATTTAAGGGAGCTCCTTTCTGCTAA GGATGCACGTGGAATGACCCCTTTCATGCTTGCCGTTAGTGGGAGGGCGTACCCAGCAGCCATCACAGTACTGGAGGCGGCTCAGAAAATGGCCAAGG TGGGTGACCCAGGCATCACAGAAAAGGAAGATGCTGACTCGGTGTTCATGGAAATGATTTGCCCTTCTGGGACCAATCCAGATGATTCCCCTCTGTACGTTCTCTGCTGCAACGATACCTGCAGCTTCACTTGGACTGGAGCTGAGCACATTAACCAG GACATCTTTGAGTGTCGAACGTGTGGACTGCTCGagtctctctgctgctgcaccgaGTGTGCAAGAGTGTGTCACAAAGGACACGACTGCAA GCTGAAAAGAACGTCCCCCACAGCATATTGTGATTGCTGGGAAAAATGCAAGTGCAAAACTCTTATTGCTGGACAGAAGGCGGCCCGCCTGGATCTGCTGTACAGGTTACTCACCACCACGAACCTGGTCACCACGCCAAACAGTCG GGGAGAGCATATTTTACTGTTCCTGGTACAGACTGTTGCCAGGCAGAGTGTGGAACACTGTCAGTACAGACCACCACGCAtcagagaggacaggaaccgCAAAGCCACGAATGCTGAAG ACTCTGATATGCCAGATCATGATCTGGAACCGCCTCGATTTGCGCAGCTGGCATTGGAAAGAGTTCTACAGGACTGGAATGCTCTTAAGTCCATGATCATGTTTGGCTCAGAGGAGAATAAAGACCC TCTTAGTGCCAGCAGCAGAATCGCCCATCTCCTTTCTGAAGAACAAGTCTACTTGAATCAGCAAAGTGGCACCATTCGCCTTGACTGTTTCACCCATTGCCTCATTGTCAAGTGTGCTCCTGACATCACT TTCATAGATACTTTACTGAGTACGCTAGTGAGGGAACTACAGAACAAGTACACTCCTGGACGAAGAGAGGAGGCAGTGAATGTCACCAGGAGGTTCCTGCGCTCTGTCGCCAGGGTGTTTGTGATCCTAAGTGTGGAGATGGCCTCATCCAAGAAAAAGAA CAACTTTATCCCTCAGCCCATCGGGAAATGTCGCAGAGTTTTCCAGGCTCTGCTGCCCTATGCCGTGGAGGAGCTGTGTAACGTAGCGGAGTCACTGATTGTTCCAGTGCGAATGGGCATAGCGAGACCTACTGCTCCGTTCACTTTGGCCAGCACCAGTATTGATGCGGTTCAGGGCAGCGAAGAGCTCTTCTCTGTTGAGCCGCTGCCCCCCAGACCCTCGCCTGACCAGTCCAGCAG CTCTAGTCAGACAGCTGCGTCTTACATCATCAGGAACCCCCAGCCTCGGCACAGCAGCCAGTCTCAGCCTGTCAGAGGGAGAGACGAGGAGCAGGATGACATCGTGTCAGCAGATGTGGAAGAG GTTGAGGTGGTTGAGGGAGTCGCAGGGGAGGAAGACCATCATGATGACCAAGAAGAACAGGGAGAGGAAAATCCAGAAACTGAAGGGCAGCATGATGAACATGACGAGGACG GAAGCGACATGGAGCTCGATCTGCTGGCTGCCGCTGAAACAGAGAGCGACAGTGAAAGCAACCACAGCAATCAGGACAATGCCAGCGGCCGCAGGAGTGTTGTCACGGCAGCAACTGCGGGTTCTGAAGCAG GCAGTAGGGTGTCCTTGgcatttcctatttttg GTGCGAGTAGTGTCCCTGCCTTCTTTTCAGAGGATGACTCTCAGTCCAATGACTCGAGTgactcagacagcagcagcagtcagagtGATGATGTGGACCAGGAAACGTTCCTTTTGGATGAGCCTTTGGAAAGGACAACCAGTTCTTCCCACGCCAACAGTGCTGCCCAAGCTCCCCGTTCCATGCAGTGGGCTGTGAGGAACACCCCCAGCCAGAGAGCCTCTGGAAGTGCTCCATCCAACTCCTCAACACCATCTG CAAGTTCCACGGGTCTGATATATATCGACCCTACCAACCTACGGCGTTCAAGTGCCATCAGCTccagcgctgcagctgcagcggcagctCTGGAAGCTAGTAATTCTAGCAGCTATTTAACATCTGCCAGCAGCCTGGCCCGGGCTTACAGCATTGTCATCAGGCAAATCTCAGACCTCATGAGTCTGATTCCCAAGTATAACCATCTGGTCTACTCCCAATACCCCGCAGCTGTAAAACTCACCTATCACGATGCAGTCAACCTGCAG AATTATGTTGAAGAAAAGCTGATTCCCACCTGGAACTGGATGGTGTCCATTATGGATTCTACTGAGGCTCAGTTACGTTATGGCTCAGCGTTGTCATCTGCTGGAGACCCTGGCCACCCCAGTCACCCGCTCCATGCTTCACAGCACTCTGCCCGCAGGGAGCGCATCAATGCACGAGAGGAGGCCAGCCTCCGCACCCTGGAAGGTCGAAG GAGAGCAGCTACCCTACTGACAGCTCGCCAGGGCATGATGTCAGCACGGGGTGACTTCCTGAACTACGCCTTGTCACTGATGCGCTCCCATAACGATGAGCACTCTGATGTGCTTCCCGTTCTCGACGTATGCTCATTGAAACACGTGGCCTATGTTTTCCAGGCTCTTATTTATTGGATTAAGGCCATGAACCAGCAGACCACTTTAGATACCCcacagatggacagaaaaag AAATCGAGAGATTCTCGAACTTGGTTTGGACAATGAGGATTCTGAACATGAGAACGATGAGGACACTAACCAGA GTTCAACTTTGCAGGATAAGGATGAGGACCCTGTTCCCGCTGAAACGGGTCAGAATCACCCTTTCTTCCGTCGGTCTGACTCCATGACCTTCCTTGGCTGCATCCCGCCCAACCCCTTTGATGTTCCTTTGCCTGAGGCCATTCCACTGGCAGACCAGCCgcacctcctgcag CCCAATGCCAGAAAGGAGGATCTGTTTGGCCGTCCCTCCCAGGGCTTGTACTCATCCTCCTTCATGGCAAACAAAGGCCTAGCTGAGGCAAGCGTGGACAGGAACTGCCTGGAGGTAAACATGGGCTCCTCTCTACCCTCCCCCTCTCAG ATCCTGCCCACTAAGATGTCTTACTCGGCAAACTTGAAGAATGTGATGAGCATGGAATCTGGCCAGCGCAATACTGGAACCCAGTCCATTGCCGACCATGAAATGGATACTTCAAAACCAGGGCCTTCACCCCAAGACCTGGCTGCCCAGCTTAAGAGCAGCCTCCTCGCCGAGATCGGCCTCACTGAGAGCGATGGGCCTCCTCTGCCTTCATTCAG ACCCCACTGTAGTTTCATGGGGATGATGATCTCACACGACATGCTACTGGGCCGCTGGCGTCTCTCACTGGAGCTCTTTGGGCGCGTCTTCATGGAGGATGTTGGAGCTGAGCCCGGATCG ATCCTTACAGAGTTGGGTGGGTTTGAGGTAAAGGAATCCAAGTTCCGACGGGAAATGGAGAAGTTGAGGAACCTGCAATCCCGTGACCTGGCCCTGGAGGTGGATCGGGATCGAGACCAGCTAATACAGCAGACCATGCGCCAGTTGAACGCACACTTCGGCAGACGCTGCACAACCACGCCCATGGCCGTGCATCGGGTGAAGGTGACCTTCAAAGATGAGCCGGGCGAGGGCAGCGGCGTCGCCCGCAGCTTCTACACAGCCATCGCTCTGGCCCTCCTCTCCAATGACAAACTGCCCAACCTGGACTGTGTCCAGAGTGTCAGCAAGGGAATGCAGGCCAGCAGTACGTGTCATCACGATTACAATTCAA ATCTAATGCAGCGTTTGAGGAACAGAGATCGTGAAAGGGAGAGAAGAAGTGGAGGGCTTCGAGCAGGATCTCGGAGAGACCGTGACAG AGACTCAAGGAGACAGTTGTCAATCGACACGAGGCCGTTCAGGCCGTCGTCAGAGGGAAACCCCAGTGACGAGCCTGACCCGCTGCCTGCACATCGACAGGCGTTGGGTGAAAGGCTCTACCCACGTGTCCACGCAATGCAACCG GCCTTTGCCAGCAAAATCACAGGCATGTTGCTGGAGCTGTCCCCAGCCCAGTTGCTTTTGCTTCTGGCGAGTGAGGATTCTCTTAGAGCCAGAGTGGAGGAAGCCATGGAACTGCTCATCGCTCATGGAAG AGAAAATGGTGCCGACAGCATATTGGACCTTGGTCTTCTGGAAGCTCCGGAAAAAGCACAA CAGCAAGAGAACCGCAAGCGTCATGGCTCAACTCGAAGCGTAGTCGATATGGAATTAGATGACCCAGATGATGGAGAAGACAACGCTCCTCTCTTTTACCAGCCAGGCAAGCGGGGCTTCTACTCCCCTCGCCCTGGCAAGAACACAGAAGCCAGGCTTAACTGCTTCCGTAACATTGGCAG AATATTGGGGTTATGTCTACTTCAGAACGAACTCTGTCCAATCACGTTAAACAGACATGTCATCAAAGTGCTGCTTGGAAGGAAG GTAAACTGGCACGACTTTGCCTTCTTCGACCCAGTTATGTACGAGAGCTTGCGGCAGCTTATCCGCCACTCTCAGGCTGGTGAAGCAGATGCAGTATTTGCTGCGATGGATTTGGCCTTTGCCATTGACCTCTGTAAAGAGGAAGGGGCAGGACAG GTGGAGCTTCTCTCTGGTGGGGTCAACATGCCAGTAACACCTCTTAACGTGTATGAGTATGTAAGGAAGTACGCTGAGCACCGAATGCTTGTTGTTGCTGAGCAGCCTCTTCAT GCGATGAGGAAAGGTTTACTGGATGTACTCCCTAAGAACGCCCTGGAGGACTTGACCGCGGAGGACTTCAGGCTGCTGGTCAACGGCTGCGGGGAAGTCAACGTCCAGATGCTCATCAGCTTCACCTCCTTCAACGACGAGTCTG GGGAAAATGCAGACAAGCTACTGCAGTTTAAACGCTGGTTTTGGTCTATTGTGGAGAAGATGAGCATGACTGAAAGGCAAGATCTG GTGTACTTCTGGACCTCAAGCCCTTCTTTGCCAGCCAGTGAGGAGGGCTTCCAACCGATGCCCTCCATTACCATCCGGCCTCCGGACGACCAGCACCTTCCCACAGCCAATACTTGCATTTCACGTCTTTACGTGCCACTCTATTCGTCAAAGCAGATACTCAAACAAAAACTCCTGCTAGCCATTAAGACCAAGAATTTTGGTTTTGTCTAG